One genomic region from Pyrobaculum islandicum DSM 4184 encodes:
- the sfsA gene encoding DNA/RNA nuclease SfsA: protein MYFPIEKPDVWGIFKKRLNRFVGLAEIDGVETLVHIHDPGRLQELLFPGAMIWARRKQRGKTQYYLTAVELDDELVLIDPAAHNKVTSWLIEAGFLLRGYAIERYEPAFGKGRFDLLLRGPNGQRALVEVKGVTLEAGGRALFPDAPTSRGARHMEELAKAVTEGFEAHVIFLVFRKRAKVFSPNWEMDRKFAEALVRAYRSGVYIHAVKLEMFKWGLRYIEELPIDLLAL, encoded by the coding sequence ATGTACTTCCCTATTGAGAAACCTGACGTCTGGGGGATTTTTAAAAAGAGACTTAATAGATTTGTTGGATTGGCTGAAATAGATGGAGTTGAAACTCTTGTACATATCCATGACCCAGGTAGGCTTCAAGAGTTGTTATTTCCCGGCGCAATGATATGGGCTAGGCGTAAACAGAGGGGCAAGACACAATATTATCTAACTGCCGTAGAACTAGACGACGAACTTGTACTTATAGATCCGGCAGCACATAACAAAGTAACGTCTTGGCTAATAGAGGCCGGATTCTTACTACGCGGATATGCAATTGAGAGATATGAGCCAGCCTTTGGAAAGGGGCGGTTTGATCTCTTACTCAGAGGGCCCAATGGCCAGAGGGCTCTTGTAGAAGTCAAGGGCGTCACGCTTGAAGCTGGCGGTAGAGCGCTTTTTCCAGACGCCCCAACTTCAAGAGGTGCGCGGCATATGGAAGAGCTTGCAAAAGCAGTGACGGAGGGCTTTGAGGCCCATGTTATATTTCTAGTGTTTAGGAAGAGGGCTAAGGTATTTTCGCCGAACTGGGAGATGGACAGAAAGTTTGCAGAAGCTCTGGTCAGGGCTTACAGAAGCGGCGTCTATATACACGCGGTAAAATTAGAGATGTTTAAATGGGGTCTGAGATATATAGAGGAGTTGCCTATCGATTTGCTAGCTCTTTGA
- a CDS encoding MBL fold metallo-hydrolase — protein MSFERLKVPLPGMELGHINVYVFRCSDGYVLIDAGLATYDAALALIRGLKSLGVKLSEISKVFITHLHADHITLVQFLSEVASPDFYIGKEELRDTITSFDEFINKYIDEYKRHGVPADILEAFLKLHPMSRFRKAYEDIWKLNWKGVGDGEKVGCGLEAVWTPGHTPGHTVYVTKFGIFTGDHVLPKITPNISWYPRPGFNPLKEYLSSLKKVDLKTRGFPAHGDEIPNLSARVSELLKHHERRLNEILKVLQEPLTTYQVAKRISWDAGAFDQFNAYNKIFAIGEALSHLIYLEEAGVIRRVEKEVVYWVRL, from the coding sequence ATGTCATTTGAAAGGCTAAAGGTGCCGTTGCCAGGTATGGAGCTTGGCCACATCAATGTCTATGTTTTCAGGTGTTCAGATGGGTATGTGTTAATAGACGCAGGTCTCGCCACGTATGACGCAGCTCTTGCGCTTATAAGAGGGCTTAAGTCGCTAGGCGTAAAACTTTCAGAGATTTCGAAGGTGTTTATTACACATCTACATGCAGACCATATAACTCTTGTCCAATTTCTATCTGAAGTAGCATCTCCAGATTTTTATATTGGGAAGGAAGAACTAAGGGATACAATAACTTCTTTTGATGAATTTATAAATAAGTACATAGATGAATACAAGAGACACGGAGTTCCAGCCGACATACTTGAGGCTTTTCTTAAGTTACATCCAATGTCTAGGTTTAGAAAGGCGTATGAAGATATATGGAAATTAAATTGGAAGGGTGTTGGCGATGGCGAAAAAGTTGGTTGTGGGCTTGAAGCAGTATGGACGCCCGGCCACACGCCGGGACACACAGTATATGTGACAAAATTTGGAATTTTTACCGGCGACCACGTCTTGCCAAAAATAACGCCAAATATCTCCTGGTATCCACGTCCAGGGTTTAATCCGTTGAAGGAGTATTTGTCTAGTCTAAAAAAAGTCGATTTAAAGACAAGGGGATTTCCGGCGCATGGGGATGAAATCCCTAATTTATCTGCCAGAGTTTCGGAGTTGTTAAAACATCACGAAAGGAGATTAAACGAAATACTAAAGGTATTACAAGAGCCTTTAACTACATATCAAGTTGCTAAAAGGATTAGTTGGGACGCCGGCGCCTTCGACCAATTTAATGCATATAACAAAATCTTTGCCATAGGAGAGGCCCTCAGTCACTTAATCTACCTAGAAGAAGCTGGTGTAATACGGCGCGTGGAGAAAGAGGTAGTATACTGGGTTCGGCTTTAA
- a CDS encoding preprotein translocase subunit Sec61beta — MARRRKYEGLNPFVAAGLIKFSEEGELERIKLNPRTAILVSITVIIAILVLNILHPL, encoded by the coding sequence ATGGCACGTAGGAGGAAATACGAAGGTCTAAACCCCTTTGTCGCAGCGGGTCTTATTAAATTTAGTGAAGAGGGAGAGTTGGAGCGTATTAAACTAAACCCAAGAACTGCTATCTTAGTCTCAATTACGGTAATTATAGCAATTTTAGTCTTAAACATCCTACACCCCCTTTAA
- a CDS encoding sulfite exporter TauE/SafE family protein, with amino-acid sequence MYWIAILAGLLGGLLGPLIGVGGGVIIVPMLNLSGVVFQTAAAASMFSIVVTSAVAVYNYRKMINFRVLAGYMAISLLAAAISAVVSVKYSGPWIKLAYGIYLIAVGMVLLKNARPRRNIPWLGLLLIFIGGFASSLFGVGGGTIFVPALILISGFDPKSAAAMSMGIIFPTAVSSTTIYAALGVLNLPLAVAIAVGSFIGSYTSSRYIMPKLKSGTVRRLFVIYVFVIGIYYLWSYFSLSLS; translated from the coding sequence ATGTATTGGATTGCCATTTTAGCGGGTCTTTTGGGCGGCCTTCTTGGCCCTCTTATCGGCGTAGGAGGGGGCGTGATAATTGTCCCTATGTTAAATCTATCAGGTGTGGTCTTTCAAACTGCAGCGGCGGCAAGTATGTTTTCTATAGTTGTCACATCTGCAGTCGCTGTGTATAATTACAGAAAAATGATCAACTTTAGAGTATTAGCCGGATATATGGCTATATCTCTTTTGGCCGCAGCCATAAGCGCCGTTGTTTCTGTTAAATACTCAGGGCCGTGGATTAAATTAGCATATGGTATTTACCTAATAGCAGTTGGCATGGTGCTTTTAAAAAACGCGAGGCCGCGCAGAAATATACCTTGGCTAGGCCTACTCCTTATATTTATCGGCGGCTTTGCCTCTTCTCTTTTTGGAGTCGGAGGAGGCACGATTTTTGTCCCAGCTCTTATATTAATCTCAGGCTTTGACCCCAAGTCAGCCGCCGCTATGAGCATGGGTATTATTTTCCCAACTGCAGTATCTTCAACTACTATATATGCAGCATTAGGCGTGCTTAACCTCCCGCTGGCAGTAGCCATAGCAGTTGGCAGCTTTATAGGCTCCTATACCTCGAGCAGATATATTATGCCGAAGCTAAAGTCTGGAACGGTGAGGAGGCTTTTTGTTATCTACGTGTTTGTAATAGGTATTTACTACCTATGGAGTTATTTTTCCCTGTCCCTGTCTTAA
- a CDS encoding MFS transporter, with protein sequence MGLSFWLRGNVGAMIISWFLFAISGSLTQPYMSKYLHMLGASDIEIGLVRSLGSLAVLLTILPGGVLTDVVGRKRSIVVGTWGIAIVQFFYAAVQDWRQFAVVYVIDWALHFYQPALTAILLDSLPPDKRGGGMMLTAVLPQVPWLFLPPVGGYLLDHMGLFGMRLSFIISGLISVTVAVLRMRALQETIEIKPIDGRKLISEILQSYHFWRGMSTMPSFIIYITLLGFLVSFAGISLQTFGVLYATNVIGIDNTSWGVIQSATTAVGIFFGLILMPVIDKAPRVTALFSGLLLMAVGYFMIGVWKNVVSLVTATIIIGIGGEIAMSIRRALVGDYITPENRGRVMGATLALEYSGAIAGGVTVAYIYSISPHLAFILSGAILSISALPLIRGVLQAR encoded by the coding sequence GTGGGGCTCTCATTTTGGCTTAGGGGGAACGTGGGCGCTATGATAATCTCGTGGTTTCTATTCGCGATATCAGGTTCGTTAACTCAGCCCTATATGTCTAAATACCTACATATGTTGGGGGCGTCAGACATCGAGATAGGCCTTGTGAGATCTCTTGGCTCTCTTGCCGTATTGCTTACTATCCTCCCGGGGGGAGTTTTAACAGATGTAGTCGGGAGGAAGAGGTCTATTGTGGTGGGTACGTGGGGGATAGCGATAGTCCAGTTTTTCTACGCCGCGGTTCAAGACTGGAGACAATTTGCCGTTGTATATGTGATAGATTGGGCACTCCATTTTTATCAACCAGCTCTAACAGCAATATTACTTGACTCTCTCCCACCTGATAAAAGGGGCGGGGGCATGATGCTGACTGCAGTCCTCCCACAAGTGCCCTGGCTTTTTCTACCGCCAGTAGGCGGATACCTCTTAGACCACATGGGACTTTTCGGTATGCGTCTATCATTCATAATCTCTGGTCTGATTTCAGTTACAGTAGCTGTATTGCGTATGAGAGCCCTCCAAGAGACTATAGAAATTAAGCCGATAGACGGCAGGAAATTAATCTCAGAAATTCTACAATCTTACCACTTCTGGAGAGGGATGTCTACAATGCCCTCTTTTATCATATATATCACACTTCTAGGGTTTTTAGTCTCGTTTGCCGGAATCTCTCTACAGACTTTTGGCGTGTTATATGCGACAAACGTGATCGGCATAGATAATACGTCTTGGGGAGTTATACAGAGCGCCACAACTGCCGTTGGAATCTTCTTCGGCCTTATCTTAATGCCAGTTATAGACAAGGCGCCTCGTGTAACAGCTCTCTTCTCCGGGCTACTTCTAATGGCTGTGGGCTACTTTATGATTGGAGTTTGGAAAAACGTAGTTTCGTTAGTCACAGCAACTATAATTATAGGGATTGGCGGCGAGATCGCCATGTCTATAAGAAGGGCTTTAGTCGGCGATTATATAACGCCGGAGAATAGGGGGAGGGTTATGGGCGCGACGCTGGCGTTAGAATATTCTGGAGCCATCGCCGGAGGCGTGACTGTGGCTTATATATATTCTATATCTCCTCATCTGGCGTTTATACTCTCAGGCGCGATTTTATCTATTTCTGCACTGCCGTTGATACGTGGAGTTCTACAAGCTCGTTAG
- a CDS encoding universal stress protein → MEKIVVGYDGSPQAKKALQKAKVLAEKFGSKIYVVHVIDTAILSLSDMFSSPTVLTSLREKAEQLIKEALEALGGNAEGKILEGDPAHEIVKLAREINASLIILGARGLSTIRRILMGSVSSRVVQESPIDVLIVKG, encoded by the coding sequence ATGGAAAAAATCGTGGTAGGATATGACGGCTCTCCTCAAGCCAAAAAGGCCCTTCAAAAGGCGAAAGTCCTCGCAGAGAAATTTGGATCTAAGATCTATGTTGTACATGTAATAGACACGGCGATATTATCTCTCTCCGACATGTTTTCCTCGCCTACAGTATTAACAAGTTTGAGAGAGAAAGCCGAACAATTAATAAAAGAGGCCTTAGAGGCCTTAGGTGGTAATGCGGAGGGCAAAATACTTGAAGGCGATCCAGCTCACGAAATTGTGAAACTCGCAAGAGAGATAAACGCGTCTCTTATAATACTGGGGGCTAGAGGGCTTTCAACAATTAGGCGTATTTTAATGGGTAGCGTATCTTCAAGAGTTGTACAAGAGTCGCCGATAGACGTCTTAATAGTCAAAGGCTAG
- a CDS encoding CBS domain-containing protein — protein MKAEILARKPPITATPDTKIKDIARIMAEKKIGLVVIVDKSQPDVVVGVVSERDIVRAVANNIDVNLPAKEIMTSPVITIEGDEPIWNVAKIMHEHNIRHVVVTKGGKLFGVISIRDLVSEQSVLRSLIEYGTPEEHRPSAD, from the coding sequence ATGAAAGCAGAAATCTTAGCTAGGAAGCCGCCTATAACGGCAACTCCAGACACAAAGATTAAAGATATTGCCAGAATTATGGCGGAGAAAAAAATAGGTCTGGTGGTTATAGTGGATAAATCACAGCCAGATGTAGTAGTCGGCGTTGTATCTGAGCGTGATATCGTAAGAGCGGTAGCTAATAACATTGATGTGAATTTACCGGCCAAAGAGATAATGACTTCTCCAGTAATTACAATAGAGGGCGACGAGCCTATCTGGAATGTGGCAAAAATAATGCATGAACATAACATACGCCACGTTGTTGTTACAAAAGGTGGGAAACTCTTCGGAGTGATCTCAATTAGAGACTTGGTGTCTGAGCAGTCTGTATTAAGAAGTCTTATAGAATACGGTACCCCAGAAGAGCATAGACCAAGTGCAGATTAG
- a CDS encoding ATP:cob(I)alamin adenosyltransferase, which translates to MPVLSKPCIFAGSCPGDLGDTEVLWFGSQLCVSKASSIVKVFGALETALSYINAAAVICRRQRKCLLRAYWSLFNLGFYLSTGAERYYTKSLYMLRKALRCLYPLLPDTPVGWLVCIDECCTVINNARVWVRWAERRLAAVEEGREAIFILNHLGNLLFELMRTCKHGVWTKGRYYVIEPENEIHTPPLA; encoded by the coding sequence GTGCCTGTTTTATCTAAGCCTTGCATATTTGCAGGGTCTTGTCCAGGCGATTTAGGCGATACAGAAGTTCTATGGTTCGGGAGTCAACTCTGTGTTTCAAAAGCGTCAAGTATAGTCAAGGTTTTCGGTGCTTTAGAAACTGCGTTGAGTTATATAAATGCAGCTGCCGTCATTTGCAGAAGACAGAGGAAGTGTCTCCTGAGGGCTTATTGGTCTTTGTTTAACCTCGGGTTCTATCTCTCAACTGGTGCGGAGAGGTACTATACGAAAAGTCTTTACATGTTGAGAAAAGCTCTTAGATGTCTCTACCCACTTCTGCCGGACACGCCAGTGGGTTGGCTTGTGTGTATAGATGAATGTTGTACAGTCATCAATAATGCGAGGGTTTGGGTCCGGTGGGCGGAGAGGCGGCTTGCCGCAGTTGAGGAGGGAAGAGAAGCTATCTTTATTCTAAACCACTTGGGAAACCTCTTGTTTGAACTAATGAGAACTTGCAAACACGGCGTTTGGACAAAAGGGAGGTATTATGTCATAGAGCCAGAAAACGAAATACATACACCCCCGTTGGCGTAA
- the ppsA gene encoding phosphoenolpyruvate synthase — translation MQFIKWINEVSKNDILLVGGKGANLGEVARLVQVPPGFIVTSEAFRYFLEVTNLKEKIKSVLSEFITSGNPEEYERASVEIRKLVESAPLPTDLEREIASAYLKLCEITGVKNVAVAVRSSATAEDIPEASFAGQQDTYLNVRGVENVITHVKKVWSSLYTARALYYREKMGIPHEKSLMAVVIQKLVNARSAGVIFTLDPTNGDRSKVVIEASWGLGEGVVRGVVTPDEYIVDKSTMKIVEKRISTKKIAVVRDEGGLTKEVELPLEKAQAPALTDEEVIELAKMAIVLEQHYGYPVDIEFAVDADMVFPQNLFILQVRPETVWSRKQTEAKKEEVTPAGAVVVRGIAASPGVAVGAAKICLTLEDAKKKLKKGDILVTKMTDPDWVPYMRLAAAIVTDEGGRTSHAAIVSRELGIPAVVGTGNATSVLKDGEIYTVDGSRGVVLAGAVVEKAEEKPAVTTAAPPREIIFHIYRAIPTGTKVYMNLGEPDKIDEYKDLPFDGIGLMRIEFVISSWIGQHPLYLLSIGKEDKFINKMADGIAKVASAIYPRPVVVRFSDFKTNEYRGLEGGEKFEPEERNPMLGWRGVSRYVSPQYEKAFRLELKAVKKAREEMGLNNIWVMAPFVRTVWEAEKFARLLEEEGLYRDRDFKVWAMAEVPSIAFMVEEFSQYFDGFSIGSNDLTQLVLGVDRDNDFLVRINPKYFDEREAPVLRAIYDIIKRAHKMGRTVSICGQGPSVYPQLVEFLVRAGIDSISVNPDAVLQTRVLVASVELKILRERLDVVYAKLYKLDETEEFYEILKKVFGGVRY, via the coding sequence ATGCAGTTTATTAAATGGATAAATGAGGTTAGTAAAAATGATATCTTACTAGTAGGCGGAAAGGGCGCAAATCTCGGCGAGGTGGCACGTCTTGTACAAGTGCCGCCGGGGTTTATAGTGACTTCAGAGGCATTCCGCTACTTTCTTGAAGTAACAAATCTCAAGGAGAAAATTAAGAGCGTTCTCTCCGAATTTATTACCAGCGGAAATCCCGAGGAATATGAGCGGGCAAGTGTTGAAATACGTAAGTTAGTTGAAAGCGCTCCGTTGCCCACCGATTTAGAGAGAGAAATCGCCAGCGCTTATTTAAAGCTTTGTGAAATTACTGGCGTAAAGAACGTAGCTGTAGCTGTAAGAAGCTCGGCCACTGCTGAAGACATCCCTGAAGCCTCTTTCGCAGGCCAACAAGACACCTATCTTAACGTGCGGGGGGTAGAAAACGTCATAACACATGTGAAAAAAGTGTGGAGTTCTCTTTACACAGCTCGTGCGTTATACTACCGTGAGAAAATGGGGATACCTCATGAAAAGAGCCTAATGGCTGTAGTAATTCAGAAGCTTGTCAACGCGAGATCCGCTGGCGTTATATTTACACTTGATCCAACAAATGGCGATAGGTCTAAGGTAGTTATTGAGGCAAGTTGGGGTCTCGGCGAGGGAGTAGTAAGAGGCGTTGTAACGCCAGATGAGTACATAGTTGATAAGTCTACTATGAAGATAGTTGAGAAAAGGATTTCTACAAAGAAAATTGCCGTAGTAAGAGATGAGGGGGGCCTTACAAAAGAGGTAGAGCTCCCGCTTGAGAAGGCACAGGCGCCTGCGCTTACAGACGAAGAGGTTATAGAATTGGCAAAGATGGCTATAGTGTTGGAACAACACTATGGCTATCCTGTAGATATAGAATTCGCCGTAGACGCCGATATGGTCTTTCCGCAGAACCTCTTTATACTCCAGGTAAGGCCGGAGACCGTCTGGTCTAGAAAACAGACTGAAGCAAAAAAGGAGGAGGTAACGCCGGCCGGAGCTGTAGTTGTGAGAGGTATTGCAGCTAGCCCAGGCGTGGCCGTAGGTGCCGCTAAAATATGTCTCACCCTCGAGGACGCAAAGAAGAAGCTAAAGAAGGGCGACATCTTAGTTACAAAAATGACCGATCCAGACTGGGTGCCCTACATGCGTCTCGCGGCCGCAATTGTTACCGACGAAGGCGGGAGGACTTCACACGCTGCAATTGTAAGTAGAGAACTCGGCATCCCTGCCGTTGTGGGCACAGGCAATGCGACATCTGTTTTAAAAGATGGTGAAATATATACCGTAGATGGCAGTAGAGGCGTTGTACTAGCCGGGGCAGTAGTTGAAAAAGCTGAGGAAAAACCGGCTGTAACTACGGCCGCTCCACCACGGGAGATAATTTTCCACATCTACCGCGCAATACCTACAGGTACCAAGGTGTATATGAACTTGGGAGAGCCTGATAAAATAGATGAATATAAAGATCTGCCATTTGACGGGATTGGCCTTATGAGAATTGAGTTTGTAATCTCTAGTTGGATAGGCCAACACCCGCTTTATCTGCTGTCAATAGGGAAGGAGGATAAGTTTATCAACAAGATGGCCGATGGCATAGCTAAAGTAGCCTCGGCAATATATCCAAGGCCCGTCGTTGTGAGATTCAGCGACTTTAAGACCAATGAATATAGGGGTCTTGAAGGCGGCGAGAAGTTCGAGCCCGAAGAGCGCAACCCGATGCTTGGATGGCGTGGCGTATCGCGCTACGTCTCTCCACAATATGAAAAGGCGTTTAGACTAGAGCTTAAGGCGGTGAAAAAAGCCAGAGAGGAGATGGGCCTCAATAACATATGGGTAATGGCGCCTTTTGTTAGAACAGTATGGGAGGCAGAGAAATTTGCTAGGCTTCTCGAAGAAGAGGGGCTCTACCGCGACCGCGATTTCAAAGTGTGGGCCATGGCAGAGGTGCCCTCGATCGCCTTTATGGTAGAGGAGTTCTCTCAATATTTCGACGGCTTCTCCATAGGCTCTAACGATCTTACACAATTAGTACTTGGCGTTGATAGAGACAACGACTTCTTAGTACGTATCAACCCCAAGTACTTTGATGAGAGAGAGGCACCAGTGTTAAGGGCGATTTATGATATTATAAAGAGGGCGCATAAAATGGGCCGCACAGTGTCTATATGCGGACAGGGACCCTCTGTATATCCACAACTTGTGGAATTCCTTGTGAGAGCAGGCATAGACAGTATTTCAGTCAATCCAGACGCCGTGTTACAGACCAGAGTTCTGGTGGCTTCAGTTGAGCTTAAAATTCTCCGCGAGAGACTAGATGTCGTCTATGCCAAGCTATATAAGCTCGACGAAACAGAAGAGTTCTACGAAATTTTGAAGAAAGTATTTGGAGGAGTGAGGTATTAA
- a CDS encoding TIGR04013 family B12-binding domain/radical SAM domain-containing protein yields the protein MILLARLFEGSNNGMAYAVAPVEDKYRIVPTRNPLADAAALAEKGKQFLVLYSLSTPTFVEHWREILEVASRYPVVVGGPHAVGDPLTLLKLGVKYVVVGDGEVALPAIIEREVNAGRDIPPNTVMFIDGRPRAGRRLYAELIYKTYSKSLGIYPPIEIMRSCAYRCAFCQTWAQGPLRFRPLENVVELAKAYVSTGHREIRFIAPVGFLYGSSDGRTPNPDALASLLKSIRETGGVPYLGTFPSETRPETVTRDILKAIKPYVANRRISFGLQTASEKLLKLTKRGHDIATVEEAVKTAVSMGFKPVVDVIGGLPGEDEDDVVETVREMEKLIAMGANIRMHYYIPLPGTPLWGRRPAPPHPLYEQFIKRHRRKVEGYWREQIELSKRIVETYRELDAYLRVRTTPSSTAS from the coding sequence GTGATTCTGTTAGCAAGACTATTTGAGGGTTCAAACAACGGCATGGCATATGCCGTAGCCCCTGTGGAGGATAAATATCGGATAGTGCCAACGCGAAACCCGCTGGCAGACGCGGCGGCGTTGGCAGAAAAGGGCAAACAGTTTTTAGTACTCTACAGCCTCTCGACACCTACCTTTGTAGAACATTGGCGCGAAATTTTAGAGGTAGCCTCTAGGTATCCAGTAGTAGTCGGTGGCCCACATGCGGTAGGTGACCCGCTTACGTTATTAAAACTCGGCGTTAAATATGTGGTAGTTGGCGATGGAGAAGTTGCCCTCCCGGCTATTATAGAGAGAGAGGTTAACGCTGGGAGGGATATACCGCCGAATACAGTAATGTTTATAGACGGGAGGCCTAGAGCGGGTCGCCGCCTCTATGCGGAACTCATCTATAAGACATATAGCAAATCGTTGGGGATATACCCGCCGATTGAAATAATGAGGTCTTGCGCATATAGATGCGCCTTTTGCCAAACCTGGGCGCAAGGCCCCCTCCGCTTCAGGCCACTGGAAAATGTCGTAGAGCTAGCTAAGGCTTATGTATCTACCGGCCATAGAGAGATCAGGTTTATAGCACCGGTGGGCTTTCTCTACGGGTCGTCGGACGGCAGAACTCCTAACCCAGACGCGTTAGCGAGCTTGCTCAAGTCGATTAGAGAGACTGGCGGAGTACCATATCTCGGAACCTTTCCCTCGGAGACTAGGCCAGAGACTGTGACACGAGACATTCTCAAGGCGATTAAGCCATATGTTGCAAACCGCCGTATTTCTTTCGGCCTACAGACCGCTTCTGAGAAACTGTTAAAGTTAACAAAAAGGGGTCACGACATCGCCACAGTTGAGGAGGCGGTTAAAACTGCGGTTTCAATGGGCTTTAAGCCAGTGGTAGATGTAATAGGGGGGCTGCCAGGCGAGGATGAAGATGATGTCGTAGAGACAGTGAGAGAGATGGAGAAGCTGATCGCCATGGGGGCAAACATCCGCATGCATTATTACATACCCCTTCCTGGCACACCGCTGTGGGGCCGCCGCCCCGCACCGCCACACCCACTTTATGAACAATTCATAAAGAGACATAGGAGGAAGGTGGAGGGCTACTGGAGGGAGCAGATAGAGCTCAGCAAGAGGATAGTGGAGACGTATAGAGAGCTCGACGCTTACCTACGCGTGCGCACGACGCCGAGCTCCACGGCCAGCTGA
- the kae1 gene encoding KEOPS complex N(6)-L-threonylcarbamoyladenine synthase Kae1, whose protein sequence is MLVLGIESTAHTFSIGIVKDGKILSQLGKTYIPPSGAGIHPREAAEHHARHAPAILRQLLDMLGLALSDVDVVAYAAGPGLGPALRIGAVLARALAIKLGIPLVPVHHGVAHIEVARYTTNACDPLVVLVSGGHTVITGYSDGRYRVFGETLDVAIGNAIDVFAREVGLGFPGVPAVEKCAEAADTVVAFPMPIIGQDLSYAGLVTHALQLVKSGTPLPVVCKSLIETAYYMLAEVVERALAYTKKKEVVVAGGVARSKRLREILSAASGEHDAVVKIVPDEYAGDNGAMIALTGYYAYKHGIYTTPEQSFVKQRWRLDNVDVPWFYDLCNPH, encoded by the coding sequence GTGCTGGTCTTAGGAATTGAATCAACAGCCCATACCTTTAGCATCGGCATTGTAAAAGACGGAAAGATACTCAGCCAGTTGGGCAAAACCTATATCCCACCAAGCGGCGCGGGGATACACCCCCGCGAGGCGGCAGAACACCACGCCCGTCACGCCCCAGCCATATTGCGCCAGTTACTAGATATGTTGGGACTCGCCTTGTCTGATGTAGATGTGGTCGCCTACGCAGCGGGGCCGGGTCTCGGCCCCGCTCTTAGGATCGGGGCTGTCTTAGCTAGGGCACTGGCCATAAAGCTTGGCATCCCTCTGGTGCCCGTCCACCACGGCGTGGCACACATAGAGGTGGCTAGATATACTACAAACGCCTGTGACCCCCTTGTCGTCCTTGTCTCAGGCGGCCACACTGTCATTACAGGCTACTCAGACGGACGTTATAGAGTCTTTGGCGAAACCCTTGATGTAGCTATTGGAAATGCTATAGATGTATTTGCAAGAGAGGTTGGACTGGGCTTCCCCGGCGTGCCCGCCGTAGAGAAATGCGCTGAGGCTGCCGACACTGTAGTGGCCTTCCCCATGCCGATTATTGGACAAGACCTGTCGTATGCTGGACTTGTCACCCATGCGCTACAGCTTGTAAAAAGCGGGACGCCCCTACCGGTTGTATGTAAATCGCTCATAGAAACAGCATATTATATGTTAGCCGAGGTCGTAGAAAGAGCTCTAGCTTATACAAAGAAGAAGGAGGTGGTGGTGGCTGGCGGAGTTGCGAGAAGTAAACGACTGAGAGAAATCCTTAGTGCCGCCAGTGGGGAACACGACGCCGTTGTGAAAATTGTGCCAGATGAATACGCGGGCGATAACGGAGCTATGATAGCTCTCACCGGATACTACGCATATAAACACGGTATATATACAACTCCAGAGCAAAGCTTTGTAAAACAAAGGTGGAGGTTAGATAACGTAGATGTGCCTTGGTTCTACGACCTCTGCAACCCCCATTAA
- a CDS encoding 30S ribosomal protein S27ae: MSKKAPVQKEEKKRLPRAATWYELDLQKGVFRFKNKFCPKCGSVMAFHREPVPRWHCGKCGFTQFQR, encoded by the coding sequence ATGTCTAAGAAAGCCCCTGTCCAGAAGGAGGAGAAAAAGAGGCTCCCCCGCGCCGCCACTTGGTATGAACTTGATTTACAAAAGGGAGTGTTTAGGTTTAAAAACAAATTCTGCCCCAAGTGCGGCTCTGTCATGGCCTTCCACAGAGAGCCGGTGCCGAGGTGGCACTGCGGTAAGTGCGGTTTTACACAGTTCCAGAGGTAG
- a CDS encoding 30S ribosomal protein S24e: protein MSSASFNIVSIRENKLLNRRELVVEAMHQKASTPTRQSVREWVAQQLGVDVANVFVRKIKTEYGIGKSVAEVHVYNDQKLARVIEPLYIIARNLGEEGKKLIEEIKKRRSERREKKRKKKKKK from the coding sequence GTGTCTTCGGCGAGTTTTAATATCGTTTCGATAAGAGAAAACAAATTGTTGAATAGGAGGGAGCTCGTAGTAGAAGCAATGCACCAAAAGGCCTCAACGCCTACTCGACAGAGTGTAAGAGAGTGGGTGGCGCAACAACTAGGCGTAGATGTGGCAAATGTCTTTGTGAGAAAGATAAAGACCGAATATGGAATTGGGAAGTCTGTCGCAGAGGTGCACGTATACAACGATCAAAAACTGGCCCGGGTTATAGAACCGCTTTATATAATTGCGAGAAATCTAGGCGAAGAGGGCAAGAAATTGATAGAGGAGATTAAGAAAAGGAGGAGTGAACGCAGGGAGAAGAAGAGGAAGAAGAAAAAGAAGAAGTAG